ATAATCATGCAGTAGATGTGTTCACTTTCTTGAAAGATGATTCGCTGGATTATGACCTGATTATTTTGGATCCTCCAGCTTTTGCCAAAAAACAAATAGATATCAAAAACGCATCTAAGGGCTATCGTGATTTGAATAAAATGGCGATGTGCAAAGCTAAACCCGGGACTTTGCTTTTGACTTGTTCCTGCTCGCAGCCGATTTCCGATGAAGCGTTCTTAAAAATTCTTTTCGATGCAGCATTAGAAAGCGGACGCATCGTGCAAGTGCTTGAAAAACAACGTCATGGCTTAGATCATCCCGTAAGTATATTCCATCCTGAGGGTACATATCTTAAAGGATATCTCCTAAGAATATTATAGGATTATCATCAGAATTAACCTTGTCCTAGTATAGGAGTGCGGTGACTTGTCCTTACAGCCGGACACATCGCAGCGCTCCTATGCTAGGGAACGTTTCGCTTAATTGAAACAAAACAAAATTAAAGAGGGAGGTATGTTGATTTGACAACGACGCCCAGATTTTGACTTTCAATAAGCTTAAGACGGATCGCATTTTGGATGTTGTCGACAGGTAGGCTTGAGAACATAGGAAGCCCTTCATTACCCAACAGACAATTTCCATGATATACTATAAGCTCCTGAAAGACACCTTCTTGAATAAATGTTGATTGCAGTGCAGCGCCGCCTTCGACTAATAACTGTAATATTCCCCTGGAACCCAGGTTTTTAAGAACGGCATTCAGCTCCACTCCATTATTTCTAAGCTCTCCAACAACGACTTCGACGCCGTGATCCAACCATGCTTTTTGGACCTCTTGGGGGCATTCTGTGGTTGTGAAAATAACTGTAGGTGCGGCAGTAACATCAAAAAGTGGCCCTTCAGGCGCTAATTTACCCCATGCATCACAGACAACGCGTAGCGGCTGTTTCTCTATTTTTAGCGAAGCCGAGCGGACAGTCAGTTGAGGTTTATCTATTCTAGCTGTACCTGCGCCTACCATGATTGCTTGACAGTGCGCCCTTAATAGATGAACATCTTCTCTTGCGCTGGCATCTGTTATCCACTGGGAGGACTGATCTTTTGCTGCAACCCTGCCGTCTATGCTTGCGGCGCTTTTTATGATGGTATAAGGCAGGCCAGTACGGCGATGGTGGAGATAACTTTTGAGCTGTTTTTCTACCTTTTCCGCAGACAACCCTACATGTACTTCCACGCCTGCTTGTTCCAATATTGCAATACCCTTGCCTTGTACATGGGAATCAGGGTCGCTGAGTGATGTAAAAACTCTTTTTATACCAGCACGGATGATTTTCTCTACACAGGGGGGGGTTCTTCCCCAATGGCAGCAGGGTTCTAAGGTGACATACATATCTGCCCCTTCCGACTGTACGCCTGCTTCTGTTAATGCCATGATTTCGGCATGGCTATTTCCTGGGGACTGGGTATGGCCGCGCCCCACGATGAGATTGTTTTTTACTATTACGCACCCAACCCACGGGTTGGGTGGGGCGAGTAAACGCCCTTGTTCCGCTAAGGCTAGGGCTTCTTTCATCCACATTTGCTCTTTCATCCCTCGCGGTTCATTAACTCTTGCATCATTTGGGGGTCAGCTAGAGTGCTGGTATCGCCTAAGTTGTGAAAATCTTTTTCAGCTATTTTACGCAAAATCCTTCGCATGATTTTTCCTGAGCGCGTTTTAGGCAGAGCTTTGACGAATAAGATTTTATCAGGAATGGCAATGGGGCCTATTTCGCGCCGAACGTGTTCTACGAGTTGGTGTTTTAACGTTGCAGTATCATGGTCCCCTTCGACAAGGATTACGTAAGCATATAGGCCTTGTCCTTTGATTTCATGAGGAATAGGAACCACAGCAGCTTCCGCAACAGCTTCGTGGCTTACCAACGCGCTTTCAATCTCGGCTGTTCCTAAGCGATGGCCCGAGACATTAACGACATCGTCTATCCGCCCAAGGAGCCAAAGATAGCCCTCGGGATCTTTTCTGCAGCCATCTCCCGAACAATAAATATTATTGAAACGGGTAAAGTAGGTGTCGATGAAGCGATCATGATCTCCCCATGTCGTACGCATCATACCTGGCCATGGGCGAGTAATACAAAGGTAGCCGCCTTCATCGGTATGACAGGGGATGCCTTCTTCATTAAGGACGATGGAGGCAACACCAAAGAAGGGGAAGCATGCACTGCCGGGTTTGAGTGTATGGCAGCCTGGCATAGCAGATAGCATGATGCCGCCGGTTTCAGTTTGCCACCATGTATCTACAATAGGGCAGCGTCCTTTGCCGATAACCTGGTGGTACCACATCCACGCTTCGGGGTTGATGGGCTCACCTACAGTTCCTAGTAGCCGCAGTGAATTAAGGTTATGTTTTTGGGGGAGGGATTCACCGTAGCGGATCAGGCTGCGAATTGCTGTGGGTGCAGTATAGAAGACGGAAACACGATGTTTTTCAATGACTTTCCAAAATTGGTCAGGGGCAGGATATGTGGGTGTCCCTTCAAAGATGACCGAGGTTGCCCCATTGCAGAGTGGGCCGTAAACAATGTAGGAATGGCCGGTGACCCAGCCTAGATCGGCGGTACACCAGTAGACGTCGCTGTCGCGAATATCAAAGTAGTATTTATGTGTCAGTGCAGAGTGTAGCAAGTATCCTGCTTGAGAGTGAACGACACCTTTAGGCTTTCCTGTAGAACCGGAAGTATACAGGATAAAGAGGGGGTCTTCTGCTTGGAGTTGTTCCGGTGGACAGGGGATGCCCAGCCAGGGTTCAAGTTCATCATGCCACCAGACATCCCGCCCTTTTTCCATAGAACAGGGTGTTTCGTTACGTTGGAAGACGATTACCGTTTTTACTGAGGGAGATGTCACCAAAGCTTCGTCAGCTATTGCTTTGAGGGAAATTTCTTTACCTCCACGGATTGAGACATTGGAAGTAATGAGAAGGGAAGTCTCGCAATCTTGCATACGGTGAGATAAAGCGTCAGCGCTAAAGCCGCCGAATACTACGGTATGGATGGCGCCAATACGGGCGCAGGCTAGCATGGCGATGGCTAATTCTGGGACCATGGGCATGTAGAGGCAGATGCGGTCGCCTTTTTTTATTCCGCGGGCTTTCAGGGCATTAGCACAGCGGCAGACTTCATCATAGAGATTTTGATAGGTGAGTATACGTACATCATTATCTTTTTCACCCTGCCAGATGAAAGCAATTTTTTCGCGTTTTGAGGAATGGACGTGGCGGTCAATGCAGTTGTAGCTGACATTGATTAGTCCGTCTTCAAACCATTTGTGGTAGATTTCTCTTTGGCTGGTATTCCATTTGTAATTGCAGGCAATGGTGGGATGTTTAAACCAATCTAGGGTTTTGGCTTGATTAAGCCAGAACTCTTCAGAATGATCTAAACTTTGGTGATAGAGATCATCGTATACTGATTGGCTTTGAATATGGGCCTTCATTTGAAATGTGTGAGGCGGGGGAATGCGCCGTTTCTCATCCATTAGATGGCTTAAAACGTTATCGTTTACGAATGAGTCCATATAATTATTTCCGGCTGTTTCAATAAAGGAATAAGTTATGCAGGTATTGGGATTTATTTCAAAGTGGATTATTCCTAGGCGTAGGGAGTACAAAAGTATTTGAAAGCGGCATGCTTTTGCATGCCGCTTTACAGACCCTACCTATTGCGGGGGGCTTGGATCAGGATCGACGTTACCGAAGTCTTCGATGATATCATCTAATTTCTGATCTTCTTCCTCGTCCCAAGCAAGTTCATCGTCATAATCATCTTCGGGTTGTTCATCATCAATTTCGCTATCTACATCGTCATTTTGCGCGATCTCGTTCCAATATTTTTCATCATTGGCAGCTTGTTGATCGTCGTCTACTTCTTTTGTAGATTCGTCGTATTCATCTTCTATTTCTTCATCTTCCTCGCTGAGAGCGTAAGGATCGGAATCTGTATCATCAAAGTTGTCAATGTCCTCATCCAGCTCTTCATCTTCCTCTTCCTCTTTATCATTTAAGGCTAGGGGATCTGAGTCGGTGTCTTCAAAATCATCAATATCATCATCTAATTCTTCATCTTGTTCTTCACTGTATTGATGATAATTTTCGCCTTCATCGGGATCTTCATCCTCATCTTCATCTATTTCGTTGTAAGGATCATGATCCTCTTCTTGATCTTCTTCGTCTTGATGGTTTTTATGGTGATCTGCATCTGCATCCTGATCTTTATCATCGTTCAGAGCGAGATAGCTTTCTATATCCATGTAGCGATCTTCTGGATTTTGCTCTAGATCCTCTTCATCATCATCAAGATCGTTATCGAGATCTTCATCATCGTTTAAGGTTTCTTTTTGACTATAGCTGGACTCTCTTTCACCATCATGGATGTTTTCTTCCTGCTTCACTTCGATTGTGCGGGGCTGATAGTAATAATCGTAGGGATAGCTGTAGGGAACCCCGAATTCTTCATCCATGCGTTCTTCATCGTACACATTGTCGGCTACTTGTTCTGATGGGCGTGCAGCCTTCAGCAAGCGTGCTTCCAGTTGTTTGATACGGTGTTCTTGTTCGGCGGAACGATTATTTGCACGAGTTAGCTTTTCTTGAAGAACTTTGGTTTGTGCCTGACTTTTCAGAGCTTCTTTAAGAAGTTCTTCCGGGGATTTATTGCATAGATTTATGGCAGAGGAACCGACACTAGCTACTTGCGAGCACATATAGGCTAACTGAGAAGCATTTTCCTTGCGTGGTTTTGCGACGGCTCTGTTTACAGCAGGACGTATACCTGGAGCAGGTTTATTGCTGCTATCCAGAACTGCGACTTTACGGTTAAGGTTTTGTACTTTTTTCTCAAATTTGCCTAATTCTGCATACTTAGCCATTTTCTCATCTTTAAGCTTTTCATTGAGCTGATAGATGGTATCTTGATATGCATCGGCTGAGGAATGTGCTTCAGCCAGATTCTGTTGTAATTCTGAGACTTTCCTTTGTAGTGCAGCTATGACTACACGCGATTGCGCATCAATTTCGCGTGATTTTTCATCGAGTTTTTGCGTGTAGGCATCGTGATGCTCTTCTTTTTCTGCAATGAGCAGTTCGTATGCTCCGGTTTTATCTTCTAATTCTTTGATTTGAGCTTGAAGACTGGAGATTTGTCCATTTAGGTTATGGACTAGAGTAGAAAGGGTTTCGCTACAGGAATTGGAAGCGCAAAGATCATTGTCTTTGTCTGCTATTTTCTCGTGTGCTTCTTCCAGTTCTGAGAGAGCATTTTCATGCGATGAACGAT
The Parachlamydiales bacterium genome window above contains:
- the ribD gene encoding bifunctional diaminohydroxyphosphoribosylaminopyrimidine deaminase/5-amino-6-(5-phosphoribosylamino)uracil reductase RibD; its protein translation is MKEQMWMKEALALAEQGRLLAPPNPWVGCVIVKNNLIVGRGHTQSPGNSHAEIMALTEAGVQSEGADMYVTLEPCCHWGRTPPCVEKIIRAGIKRVFTSLSDPDSHVQGKGIAILEQAGVEVHVGLSAEKVEKQLKSYLHHRRTGLPYTIIKSAASIDGRVAAKDQSSQWITDASAREDVHLLRAHCQAIMVGAGTARIDKPQLTVRSASLKIEKQPLRVVCDAWGKLAPEGPLFDVTAAPTVIFTTTECPQEVQKAWLDHGVEVVVGELRNNGVELNAVLKNLGSRGILQLLVEGGAALQSTFIQEGVFQELIVYHGNCLLGNEGLPMFSSLPVDNIQNAIRLKLIESQNLGVVVKSTYLPL
- the acs gene encoding acetate--CoA ligase, encoding MDSFVNDNVLSHLMDEKRRIPPPHTFQMKAHIQSQSVYDDLYHQSLDHSEEFWLNQAKTLDWFKHPTIACNYKWNTSQREIYHKWFEDGLINVSYNCIDRHVHSSKREKIAFIWQGEKDNDVRILTYQNLYDEVCRCANALKARGIKKGDRICLYMPMVPELAIAMLACARIGAIHTVVFGGFSADALSHRMQDCETSLLITSNVSIRGGKEISLKAIADEALVTSPSVKTVIVFQRNETPCSMEKGRDVWWHDELEPWLGIPCPPEQLQAEDPLFILYTSGSTGKPKGVVHSQAGYLLHSALTHKYYFDIRDSDVYWCTADLGWVTGHSYIVYGPLCNGATSVIFEGTPTYPAPDQFWKVIEKHRVSVFYTAPTAIRSLIRYGESLPQKHNLNSLRLLGTVGEPINPEAWMWYHQVIGKGRCPIVDTWWQTETGGIMLSAMPGCHTLKPGSACFPFFGVASIVLNEEGIPCHTDEGGYLCITRPWPGMMRTTWGDHDRFIDTYFTRFNNIYCSGDGCRKDPEGYLWLLGRIDDVVNVSGHRLGTAEIESALVSHEAVAEAAVVPIPHEIKGQGLYAYVILVEGDHDTATLKHQLVEHVRREIGPIAIPDKILFVKALPKTRSGKIMRRILRKIAEKDFHNLGDTSTLADPQMMQELMNREG